A region of Paractinoplanes abujensis DNA encodes the following proteins:
- a CDS encoding DUF1028 domain-containing protein, translating to MTFSIVARSADGKAMGVAVASKFLGVGAAVPAALADVGAVATQSYANLAYRPQALALLGTGVAATETVKALIAGDAGPIEHRQVGVVGPEGPGATFTGDQCHDWAGGVAGDGYAIQGNMLAGPAVVGDMEKAWLAAADQHRLAYRLLAALRAGDRAGGDRRGRQSAALHVVAKGLGYGGTSDVWVDLRVDDHTDPVGELGRLLGMHSLYFEFPDPATLLPLTGALADEVAARLAEAGHAGPDLDESLASWAGVENLEMRIVPGKIDPLVLDQLRAA from the coding sequence ATGACGTTCTCGATCGTGGCTCGTTCGGCCGACGGCAAGGCCATGGGTGTCGCCGTGGCCAGCAAATTCCTCGGGGTCGGAGCGGCGGTGCCGGCCGCGCTGGCCGACGTCGGGGCGGTGGCGACGCAGTCCTACGCCAACCTGGCCTACCGGCCGCAGGCCCTCGCGCTGCTCGGCACCGGGGTCGCGGCCACCGAGACGGTCAAGGCGCTGATCGCGGGCGACGCCGGGCCGATCGAGCACCGCCAAGTCGGCGTGGTCGGTCCCGAAGGGCCGGGCGCGACCTTCACCGGCGACCAGTGCCACGACTGGGCGGGCGGCGTGGCCGGCGACGGCTACGCGATCCAGGGCAACATGCTGGCCGGGCCCGCCGTGGTGGGCGACATGGAGAAGGCGTGGCTGGCTGCGGCCGATCAGCACAGACTGGCCTACCGGTTGCTGGCCGCGCTGCGGGCCGGCGACCGGGCGGGCGGCGATCGGCGGGGCCGGCAAAGTGCGGCGCTGCACGTGGTGGCCAAGGGTCTCGGCTACGGCGGCACCAGCGACGTGTGGGTCGACCTGCGCGTCGACGACCACACCGACCCGGTCGGCGAGCTCGGGCGGCTGCTCGGGATGCACAGCCTGTACTTCGAGTTCCCCGACCCGGCGACCCTGCTCCCGCTGACCGGCGCACTGGCCGACGAGGTCGCCGCCCGGCTGGCCGAGGCCGGGCACGCCGGGCCCGACCTGGACGAGTCGCTCGCGTCCTGGGCGGGCGTCGAGAACCTCGAGATGCGCATCGTTCCCGGCAAGATCGACCCGCTGGTGCTGGACCAGCTCCGGGCCGCCTGA
- a CDS encoding pyridoxamine 5'-phosphate oxidase family protein, with the protein MSEPVGDLHPGLSSPGAAARPWSDVDGKLTRPKTFWLSTAHADGRPHVTPLPAAWTAGSSHFCTGPSEQKAKNLEANPYVVLTTGSTRASASPRGNREGGSWSSAASASTT; encoded by the coding sequence ATGAGCGAACCGGTCGGTGACCTTCATCCGGGACTCAGCTCGCCCGGCGCCGCGGCTCGGCCGTGGTCCGACGTGGACGGCAAGCTGACCCGCCCGAAGACCTTCTGGCTTTCCACGGCGCACGCCGACGGACGGCCGCATGTGACTCCCCTGCCCGCCGCGTGGACGGCGGGCAGTTCGCATTTCTGCACCGGACCGTCGGAGCAGAAGGCCAAGAACCTCGAGGCCAACCCGTACGTGGTGCTGACGACCGGCAGTACGCGCGCTTCCGCTTCGCCGAGGGGCAACCGTGAGGGCGGGTCGTGGTCGTCAGCGGCGTCAGCCTCGACGACGTGA